One genomic segment of Parus major isolate Abel chromosome 10, Parus_major1.1, whole genome shotgun sequence includes these proteins:
- the PPIP5K1 gene encoding inositol hexakisphosphate and diphosphoinositol-pentakisphosphate kinase 1 isoform X7 — translation MSSLTTSSEGENSTPRFVVGSRDDETEFLGSNMKTDETDFFEDDEEEESPPERQIVVGICAMTKKSKSKPMTQILERLCKFEYITVVIMGEDVILNEPVENWPSCDCLISFHSKGFPLDKAVAYAKLCKPFLINDLDMQYFIQDRREVYRILQEEGIDLPRYAVLNRDPDRPEECNLVEGEDHVEVNGAVFPKPFVEKPVSAEDHNVYIYYPTSAGGGSQRLFRKIGSRSSVYSPESSVRKTGSYIYEEFMPTDGTDVKVYTVGPDYAHAEARKSPALDGKVERDSEGKEIRYPVMLTAMEKLVARKVCVAFKQTVCGFDLLRANGHSFVCDVNGFSFVKNSMKYYDDCAKILGNIIMRELAPQFQIPWSIPTEAEDIPIVPTTSGTMMELRCVIAVIRHGDRTPKQKMKMEVKHPRFFELFEKYDGYKTGKLKLKKPEQLQEVLDIARQLVVELGTHGDCEIEERKSKLEQLKSVLEMYGHFSGINRKVQLTYLPHGHPKAASEDEEARRESSPSLLLVLKWGGELTPAGRVQAEELGRAFRCMYPGGQGDYAGFPGCGLLRLHSTYRHDLKIYASDEGRVQMTAAAFAKGLLALEGELTPILVQMVKSANMNGLLDSDSDSLSSCQHRVKARLHEIMQKDAEFCEEDYEKLAPTGSASLLNSMTFIQNPVEVCNQVFTLIENLTSQIRKHLEDPKSADLQLYHSETLELMLQRWSKLERDFRMKNGRYDISKIPDIYDCIKYDVQHNCALKLEGTTELFKLSKALADVIIPQEYGINKEEKLEIAIGFCLPLIKKIQLDLQRTHEDESVNKLHPLYSRGVLSPGRHVRTRLYFTSESHVHSLLSIFRYGGLLDENKDQQWKRAMDYLSAISELNYMTQIVIMLYEDNNKDPSSEERFHVELHFSPGVKGCEEDRNIPTGFGFRPASAEQNEDKKADQGSLEDLSNKKSSDEPDCARQKSPQPSEPVSIQRRSPLVRNRKTGSMEVLSESSSKSGGYRLFSTYSRQSSEMKQSGLGSQCTGLFSTTVLGGSSSAPNLQDYARSHGKKFASSLTYKDGFEGCSMVPTIYPLETLHNSLSLRQVNEFLTAVCRSCSESHVQSTAALFDSMIGSQIPGDPFMSQQILSSSSLPLRQRSDKPPWYSSGPSSTVSSAGPSSPTSVDNCARFSFTEKLSISPPKSEEQLTSRSPEQEESQAPGRGLDTQGGMSELSVAEPSAPETLIWSKGPEPGRILELCKKELPEEKSMGELDEEKSSEEILEPSNIGNSKCGEGFDLRLAGETAKPDEGSVRGRTGLDQSGLPKEILVPCEEELLGEVLDPEHTGKELLGDSVLSDQLLSSHLCQVLPPPPEKNVEELQLLYQKDQQN, via the exons ATGTCGTCCCTGACGACCTCCAGTGAGGGAGAGAACTCCACTCCCAGGTTTGTTGTCGGCTCCAGAGATGATGAAACAGAATTTCTGGGATCAAACATGAAGACAGATGAAACCGATTTTTTTGAAGACGATGAAGAGGAGGAGTCG CCACCAGAACGGCAGATCGTGGTAGGAATCTGTGCCATGACCAAAAAGTCCAAGTCAAAGCCCATGACACAGATTCTGGAGCGTCTGTGCAAGTTTGAGTACATCACAGTGGTGATCATGGGGGAAGATGTTATTCTGAATGAACCGGTGGAGAACTGGCCTTCTTGTGACTGCCTGATATCCTTCCACTCCAAAG GATTCCCCCTGGATAAGGCAGTTGCTTATGCCAAGCTGTGCAAGCCATTTCTGATCAACGACCTTGATATGCAGTATTTCATCCAGGACAG GCGTGAAGTGTATCGGATCCTTCAAGAAGAGGGAATAGACCTGCCTCGCTATGCTGTGCTTAATCGAGATCCTGACAGACCAGAAG AGTGCAACTTGGTGGAAGGAGAGGACCATGTGGAGGTGAACGGAGCCGTTTTCCCAAAGCCGTTTGTGGAGAAGCCAGTCAGTGCTGAGGACCACAATGTGTACATTTACTACCCGACGTCAGCAGGTGGGGGCAGCCAGCGGCTCTTCCGTAAG ATTGGCAGCCGGAGCAGTGTGTACTCCCCAGAGAGCAGCGTAAGGAAGACAGGCTCCTACATTTATGAGGAGTTCATGCCTACAGATGGCACTGATGTGAAG GTGTACACCGTTGGGCCAGACTATGCCCACGCAGAAGCTCGCAAATCCCCTGCTTTGGATGGGAAAGTGGAACGGGACAGTGAAGGGAAGGAAATTCGTTACCCAGTCATGCTGACTGCCATGGAGAAACTTGTTGCCCGTAAAGTCTGTGTAGCCTTTAAg caaacTGTGTGTGGGTTCGACCTCCTGCGGGCCAATGGCCACTCATTTGTTTGTGATGTGAACGGCTTCAGCTTTGTGAAGAACTCCATGAAGTATTATGATGACTGTGCCAAAATCCTTGG aaatatAATCATGAGGGAGTTGGCTCCCCAGTTTCAGATCCCCTGGTCCATCCCAACAGAGGCAGAAGACATCCCCATTGTCCCCACAACTTCAGGCACCAT GATGGAGCTTCGCTGTGTTATTGCAGTCATCCGTCATGGAGATCGCACCCCTAAGCAGAAGATGAAGATGGAGGTGAAACATCCCCG gtTCTTTGAATTATTTGAGAAATATGATGGTTACAAGACAGGGAAGttgaagctgaagaaaccagAGCAGCTACAG GAAGTGCTGGACATTGCACGGCAGCTTGTGGTGGAGCTGGGAACACACGGTGATTGTGAAATTGAGGAGAGGAAATCCAAACTGGAACAGTTGAAGAGTGTCTTGGAGAT GTATGGGCATTTTTCTGGCATTAACCGTAAGGTTCAGTTGACCTATCTGCCTCATGGACATCCAAAAGCTGCGAGTGAAGATGAAG AAGCTCGACGAGAGTCCTCCCCCTCCCTTCTGCTGGTGCTTAAGTGGGGTGGAGAGCTGACCCCGGCAGGAAGAGtccaggcagaggagctggggcgGGCGTTTCGCTGCATGTACCCGGGAGGACAAG GTGATTATGCTGGTTTCCCTGGCTGTGGCTTGCTCAGGCTGCACAGCACTTATCGCCATGATCTCAAGATCTATGCCTCAGACGAGGGGAGAGTTCAgatgacagcagcagcttttgcaaag GGTCTGCTGGCCCTGGAAGGAGAGCTGACCCCCATCCTGGTGCAGATGGTGAAAAGTGCCAACATGAATGGTCTGCTGGACAGTGACAGTGATTCCCTTAGCAGCTGTCAACACAGAGTGAAGGCACGACTGCACGAAATCATGCAGAAGGATGCCGAGTTCTGTGAAGAAGATTATGAAAAG CTAGCACCTACAGGCAGTGCTTCTCTGCTCAATTCCATGACCTTTATCCAGAACCCAGTTGAGGTCTGTAACCAGGTGTTCACCCTGATTGAGAATCTCACCTCCCAGATACGAAAACATCTGGAAGACCCAAAATctgcag ACCTGCAGCTGTACCACAGTGAGACTTTGGAACTGATGCTGCAACGCTGGAGTAAGCTGGAGCGAGATTTCCGCATGAAGAATGGGCGCTATGACATCAGCAAGATCCCTGATATATATGACTGCATCAAGTATGATGTACAGCACAACTGTGCACTGAAATTGGAAGGCACAACTGAACTCTTCAAGCTTTCCAAAGCCCTGGCAGATGTGATCATACCACAG GAATACGGGATTAATAAGGAGGAGAAACTGGAGATTGCAATTGGCTTTTGTCTTCCTCTCATTAAAAAGATCCAGCTGGACCTACAGAGAACTCATGAAGATGAGTCTGTCAACAAACTACATCCGTT GTACTCGAGAGGAGTTCTGTCACCAGGTCGCCACGTTCGAACCCGGCTGTACTTCACCAGTGAGAGCCACGTGCACTCCCTGCTCAGTATCTTCCGCTATGGGGGGCTCCTGGAT gaaaacaaagaccAGCAGTGGAAGAGAGCCATGGACTATTTGAGTGCTATCTCAGAGCTGAACTACATGACCCAGATTGTTATCATGCTCTACGAGGACAACAACAAG GACCCCTCTTCAGAGGAGCGTTTCCATGTGGAGCTGCATTTCAGCCCTGGTGTCAAAGGCTGTGAGGAGGACAGGAACATTCCCACGGGGTTTGGCTTTCGGCCAGCCTCAGCAGAG CAGAATGAGGACAAGAAGGCAGACCAAGGCAGCCTAGAGGACCTCTCGAACAAGAAGAGCAGTGATGAGCCAGACTGTGCTCGGCAGAAGTCCCCACAGCCCTCCGAGCCCGTCAGCATCCAGCGAAGGTCGCCGCTGGTCAGGAACCGCAAGACGGGATCCATGGAG GTGCTGTCTGAATCTTCTTCTAAATCAGGAGGTTATCGCCTCTTCAGCACTTATTCCAGGCAGTCTTCTGAGATGAAGCAAAGTGGATTAG GGTCACAGTGCACCGGGCTGTTTAGCACCACTGTGCTGGGAGGCTCCTCCAGTGCCCCCAACCTCCAGGACTACGCACGCAGCCATGGCAAAAAGTTTGCCAGCAGCCTGACATACAAAGACG GTTTTGAAGGCTGTTCCATGGTTCCCACCATTTATCCCCTGGAGACTCTGCACAACTCCCTCTCTTTGCGGCAGGTCAACGAGTTCCTGACAGCCGTTTGCAGGAGTTGCAGCGAATCGCATGTCCAGTCCACCGCAG ctTTGTTTGATTCAATGATTGGCAGCCAGATACCAGGAGACCCCTTCATGTCCCAGCAAATCCTGTCATCATCGTCCTTGCCATTGCGCCAGCGTTCGGATAAGCCCCCTTGGT ACAGCAGTGGCCCCTCCAGTACTGTCTCCAGTGCAGGCCCATCCTCCCCAACTTCTGTGGACAACTGTGCTCGTTTCAGCTTTACTGAGAAACTTTCTATCAGCCCCCCAAAAAGTGAGGAGCAACTGACCAGCCGGTCCCCTGAGCAGGAAGAGAGTCAAGCTCCAGGCAGAGGGCTCGACACACAGGGGGGCATGTCTGAGCTGTCAGTAGCCGAGCCAAGTGCCCCTGAGACACTCATCTGGAGTAAGggcccagagccaggcaggatcCTGGAGCTGTGCAAGAAGGAGCTGCCAGAAGAGAAGAGCATGGGGGAGCTGGatgaagaaaaatcatctgAGGAAATATTAGAGCCAAGTAACATAGGAAACTCAAAGTGTGGTGAAGGGTTTGACCTGAGGCTGGCTGGGGAGACAGCAAAGCCAGATGAGGGGTCTGTTAGGGGAAGGACTGGCCTGGATCAGTCTGGGCTGCCCAAG
- the PPIP5K1 gene encoding inositol hexakisphosphate and diphosphoinositol-pentakisphosphate kinase 1 isoform X14 codes for MSSLTTSSEGENSTPRFVVGSRDDETEFLGSNMKTDETDFFEDDEEEESPPERQIVVGICAMTKKSKSKPMTQILERLCKFEYITVVIMGEDVILNEPVENWPSCDCLISFHSKGFPLDKAVAYAKLCKPFLINDLDMQYFIQDRREVYRILQEEGIDLPRYAVLNRDPDRPEECNLVEGEDHVEVNGAVFPKPFVEKPVSAEDHNVYIYYPTSAGGGSQRLFRKIGSRSSVYSPESSVRKTGSYIYEEFMPTDGTDVKVYTVGPDYAHAEARKSPALDGKVERDSEGKEIRYPVMLTAMEKLVARKVCVAFKQTVCGFDLLRANGHSFVCDVNGFSFVKNSMKYYDDCAKILGNIIMRELAPQFQIPWSIPTEAEDIPIVPTTSGTMMELRCVIAVIRHGDRTPKQKMKMEVKHPRFFELFEKYDGYKTGKLKLKKPEQLQEVLDIARQLVVELGTHGDCEIEERKSKLEQLKSVLEMYGHFSGINRKVQLTYLPHGHPKAASEDEEARRESSPSLLLVLKWGGELTPAGRVQAEELGRAFRCMYPGGQGDYAGFPGCGLLRLHSTYRHDLKIYASDEGRVQMTAAAFAKGLLALEGELTPILVQMVKSANMNGLLDSDSDSLSSCQHRVKARLHEIMQKDAEFCEEDYEKLAPTGSASLLNSMTFIQNPVEVCNQVFTLIENLTSQIRKHLEDPKSADLQLYHSETLELMLQRWSKLERDFRMKNGRYDISKIPDIYDCIKYDVQHNCALKLEGTTELFKLSKALADVIIPQEYGINKEEKLEIAIGFCLPLIKKIQLDLQRTHEDESVNKLHPLYSRGVLSPGRHVRTRLYFTSESHVHSLLSIFRYGGLLDENKDQQWKRAMDYLSAISELNYMTQIVIMLYEDNNKDPSSEERFHVELHFSPGVKGCEEDRNIPTGFGFRPASAEQNEDKKADQGSLEDLSNKKSSDEPDCARQKSPQPSEPVSIQRRSPLVRNRKTGSMEVLSESSSKSGGYRLFSTYSRQSSEMKQSGLGSQCTGLFSTTVLGGSSSAPNLQDYARSHGKKFASSLTYKDGKFQGPLFLKSFLLGAGGGLRNTSAQSFLNLKLREGPWMVVISSWLA; via the exons ATGTCGTCCCTGACGACCTCCAGTGAGGGAGAGAACTCCACTCCCAGGTTTGTTGTCGGCTCCAGAGATGATGAAACAGAATTTCTGGGATCAAACATGAAGACAGATGAAACCGATTTTTTTGAAGACGATGAAGAGGAGGAGTCG CCACCAGAACGGCAGATCGTGGTAGGAATCTGTGCCATGACCAAAAAGTCCAAGTCAAAGCCCATGACACAGATTCTGGAGCGTCTGTGCAAGTTTGAGTACATCACAGTGGTGATCATGGGGGAAGATGTTATTCTGAATGAACCGGTGGAGAACTGGCCTTCTTGTGACTGCCTGATATCCTTCCACTCCAAAG GATTCCCCCTGGATAAGGCAGTTGCTTATGCCAAGCTGTGCAAGCCATTTCTGATCAACGACCTTGATATGCAGTATTTCATCCAGGACAG GCGTGAAGTGTATCGGATCCTTCAAGAAGAGGGAATAGACCTGCCTCGCTATGCTGTGCTTAATCGAGATCCTGACAGACCAGAAG AGTGCAACTTGGTGGAAGGAGAGGACCATGTGGAGGTGAACGGAGCCGTTTTCCCAAAGCCGTTTGTGGAGAAGCCAGTCAGTGCTGAGGACCACAATGTGTACATTTACTACCCGACGTCAGCAGGTGGGGGCAGCCAGCGGCTCTTCCGTAAG ATTGGCAGCCGGAGCAGTGTGTACTCCCCAGAGAGCAGCGTAAGGAAGACAGGCTCCTACATTTATGAGGAGTTCATGCCTACAGATGGCACTGATGTGAAG GTGTACACCGTTGGGCCAGACTATGCCCACGCAGAAGCTCGCAAATCCCCTGCTTTGGATGGGAAAGTGGAACGGGACAGTGAAGGGAAGGAAATTCGTTACCCAGTCATGCTGACTGCCATGGAGAAACTTGTTGCCCGTAAAGTCTGTGTAGCCTTTAAg caaacTGTGTGTGGGTTCGACCTCCTGCGGGCCAATGGCCACTCATTTGTTTGTGATGTGAACGGCTTCAGCTTTGTGAAGAACTCCATGAAGTATTATGATGACTGTGCCAAAATCCTTGG aaatatAATCATGAGGGAGTTGGCTCCCCAGTTTCAGATCCCCTGGTCCATCCCAACAGAGGCAGAAGACATCCCCATTGTCCCCACAACTTCAGGCACCAT GATGGAGCTTCGCTGTGTTATTGCAGTCATCCGTCATGGAGATCGCACCCCTAAGCAGAAGATGAAGATGGAGGTGAAACATCCCCG gtTCTTTGAATTATTTGAGAAATATGATGGTTACAAGACAGGGAAGttgaagctgaagaaaccagAGCAGCTACAG GAAGTGCTGGACATTGCACGGCAGCTTGTGGTGGAGCTGGGAACACACGGTGATTGTGAAATTGAGGAGAGGAAATCCAAACTGGAACAGTTGAAGAGTGTCTTGGAGAT GTATGGGCATTTTTCTGGCATTAACCGTAAGGTTCAGTTGACCTATCTGCCTCATGGACATCCAAAAGCTGCGAGTGAAGATGAAG AAGCTCGACGAGAGTCCTCCCCCTCCCTTCTGCTGGTGCTTAAGTGGGGTGGAGAGCTGACCCCGGCAGGAAGAGtccaggcagaggagctggggcgGGCGTTTCGCTGCATGTACCCGGGAGGACAAG GTGATTATGCTGGTTTCCCTGGCTGTGGCTTGCTCAGGCTGCACAGCACTTATCGCCATGATCTCAAGATCTATGCCTCAGACGAGGGGAGAGTTCAgatgacagcagcagcttttgcaaag GGTCTGCTGGCCCTGGAAGGAGAGCTGACCCCCATCCTGGTGCAGATGGTGAAAAGTGCCAACATGAATGGTCTGCTGGACAGTGACAGTGATTCCCTTAGCAGCTGTCAACACAGAGTGAAGGCACGACTGCACGAAATCATGCAGAAGGATGCCGAGTTCTGTGAAGAAGATTATGAAAAG CTAGCACCTACAGGCAGTGCTTCTCTGCTCAATTCCATGACCTTTATCCAGAACCCAGTTGAGGTCTGTAACCAGGTGTTCACCCTGATTGAGAATCTCACCTCCCAGATACGAAAACATCTGGAAGACCCAAAATctgcag ACCTGCAGCTGTACCACAGTGAGACTTTGGAACTGATGCTGCAACGCTGGAGTAAGCTGGAGCGAGATTTCCGCATGAAGAATGGGCGCTATGACATCAGCAAGATCCCTGATATATATGACTGCATCAAGTATGATGTACAGCACAACTGTGCACTGAAATTGGAAGGCACAACTGAACTCTTCAAGCTTTCCAAAGCCCTGGCAGATGTGATCATACCACAG GAATACGGGATTAATAAGGAGGAGAAACTGGAGATTGCAATTGGCTTTTGTCTTCCTCTCATTAAAAAGATCCAGCTGGACCTACAGAGAACTCATGAAGATGAGTCTGTCAACAAACTACATCCGTT GTACTCGAGAGGAGTTCTGTCACCAGGTCGCCACGTTCGAACCCGGCTGTACTTCACCAGTGAGAGCCACGTGCACTCCCTGCTCAGTATCTTCCGCTATGGGGGGCTCCTGGAT gaaaacaaagaccAGCAGTGGAAGAGAGCCATGGACTATTTGAGTGCTATCTCAGAGCTGAACTACATGACCCAGATTGTTATCATGCTCTACGAGGACAACAACAAG GACCCCTCTTCAGAGGAGCGTTTCCATGTGGAGCTGCATTTCAGCCCTGGTGTCAAAGGCTGTGAGGAGGACAGGAACATTCCCACGGGGTTTGGCTTTCGGCCAGCCTCAGCAGAG CAGAATGAGGACAAGAAGGCAGACCAAGGCAGCCTAGAGGACCTCTCGAACAAGAAGAGCAGTGATGAGCCAGACTGTGCTCGGCAGAAGTCCCCACAGCCCTCCGAGCCCGTCAGCATCCAGCGAAGGTCGCCGCTGGTCAGGAACCGCAAGACGGGATCCATGGAG GTGCTGTCTGAATCTTCTTCTAAATCAGGAGGTTATCGCCTCTTCAGCACTTATTCCAGGCAGTCTTCTGAGATGAAGCAAAGTGGATTAG GGTCACAGTGCACCGGGCTGTTTAGCACCACTGTGCTGGGAGGCTCCTCCAGTGCCCCCAACCTCCAGGACTACGCACGCAGCCATGGCAAAAAGTTTGCCAGCAGCCTGACATACAAAGACG GGAAGTTTCAAGGGCCCTTATTTCTGAAGTCTTTTTTGcttggagctggaggagggcTAAGGAACACTTCAGCACAAAGTTTTCTCAACCTCAAGCTGAGGGAAGGTCCATGGATGGTTGTGATTTCAAGTTGGCTTGCCTGA